A single genomic interval of Pyrus communis chromosome 5, drPyrComm1.1, whole genome shotgun sequence harbors:
- the LOC137735429 gene encoding desiccation protectant protein Lea14 homolog: MSGLVDKAKHYVAEKIANVPKPDASLTDVDFKKVSFDSADYIAKVSVNNPYPHPLPICEIKYTLKSVGKVIASGNMPDPGSIKASGTTVLEVPVKVPHSIIVTLVKDVAKDWDIDYELDLGLIVDLPVVGNITIPLNRKGEIKLPTLSEAIWGSNDEAAKEASKETKREIAN, from the exons ATGTCGGGGTTGGTGGACAAGGCCAAACACTATGTGGCAGAAAAGATAGCAAATGTGCCGAAGCCTGATGCAAGCCTCACAGATGTTGATTTCAAGAAAGTGAGTTTTGACTCTGCGGATTACATTGCAAAGGTCTCTGTGAACAATCCCTACCCACATCCTCTCCCCATCTGCGAGATCAAATACACTCTCAAAAGCGTTGGCAA GGTTATTGCATCTGGGAACATGCCAGACCCTGGCTCGATAAAGGCAAGTGGCACTACTGTATTGGAGGTGCCGGTGAAGGTGCCGCATAGTATTATTGTGACATTGGTAAAGGACGTTGCTAAGGATTGGGACATTGACTATGAGTTGGATTTGGGTCTCATCGTTGACCTTCCTGTAGTTGGGAACATTACCATACCACTCAATAGGAAGGGCGAAATCAAGCTTCCCACCTTATCTGAAGCCATTTGGGGTTCAAATGATGAAGCTGCAAAAGAGGCTTCCAAGGAGACTAAAAGGGAGATTGCAAACTAG